The genomic interval AACGAGAGCGACTCCACGGTGGAGGTGGTGGATGTCACGGCGGCGGGCGTGAAGGTCACCGAGCCCTCCGCGCCCGTGGGCAAGAGCAGGGTGTAGTGCTTGTGGCGGGGGCTGATGTCCGGCGCGGTGTCGACCCGCGTGGCGCTGGCCGTCACATTCACGTTGTCCGCGCTGTTGTTCGCATGGCCGCAGGCATGTGTCGTCATCAGCGTGTCGTCGACGGAGACGCAGCTCGCCTCCAGCGGTTGCCCCTCCTGCTCCAACGCGTCGAACTCCGCTTCATCCATGGGGCCGCAGGCCGCGAGGGACAGCGCGAGCACGGCTCCGCACAGGGTCTGCTTCAGCATCTTCATGTGGGGTTTCCTTTCATGTGCTGGAGGCGAGGCGGGGCACCCGAGGGCTGCCCACCGCCGGCTCCAACGAGGCGTTTCAAGGGGTTGTGGTAATTGAGTTGCAATAATGGAGCAGGGTGTTTCCAGGATGAGCCGGCTCACGTGTGGAGGGACTCCACGCGTGGGGTGTGGCTCAGGGGTGAGGAGGCCGTGGAGCGCGCACGGGTCTTCCCTCGGGAGGACGCGAGCGGCGTTCCGGGGCGTCTCGCCACCAGCGCAGGTGGAGGCCGCCACGACACACGCGTGCCGCCGGGCGTGGAGGTTCCATCGCATGCGGGAGGGCCCCATGCGGATTCAGGAAGAGGAGGTGGCTGGAGTGCATGAGGCGATGCCTTGCCGGGCGCGGGCCCGGTTTCGCGTCAGGCGCCCACGCGGGAGGAGCGGTGAGGCTCAGCCCGCGTGGGGATGGTGGGCCGCCTCTTCGATGAGGAGCGAGAAGGACGCGTTGCGGGACAGGAGCGCGTGGAACTCGAGGTGGTATTCGGTGTCCGCCGTAAGGTCCGCGATGATGGCGGCCTTCAACGCACCACACACATTCGCCGGCACCTGGTAGCGGCACTCCCGTGACACCTCGGCGCCCGTCGCCGCGTCGTAGATGCGCAGCCCCCGCTCTCGCGACAGCATGAAGGCGAACTCCCCCGAGGCATCGGGGAGGAACGAGACGCGGCCCGCCCAGCCCCAGGACTGGGGGTTGGAGGGGAGGGTGATGTTGTACGTGGTGTGAGGCGCGCTGACGTCCACCAGCACGGGCGCACCCAACGCGGAGGCGGTGACGGGCTGGAAGGGGCCGTGCTCCGCGTGCACGCAGGCGTGCTCGACGACCTCGGCCAGCTCGGGGGACGCCGGGCACGCGGGCAGCAGCGCGGCCTCGGAGGCGGAGACCTCCGACTCCACGGACTCCAGCTCCTCGTCGGTGGGGGCGCCGCAGCCGGTGAGCACCAACACCACGCCACTGACGAACAGGGACCTTCGTAACGATGGACAGGACAGCATGAGGGATTGCTCCGGGTGAGAGACCGCGGAAGTGCGGTGACGGCAGGGGGGGTGGACTTCAGCTTCGTGGCATCGCCGGTGGCCGGGATGCGCCCGCAATATGCAATTGATATCTAAAAGTAATCAAGTTGCATTTAGTGGGCGCGCGGACGCCAGGCCAGGCATGGCGCGGGGCTCACGGGGCGGTGCGGGGTGGATTTGAGCGGCAGAGGGAGCAGGTCCCTCGCGAGGTCATCGCGGAGTCCAGCTCGACCGATGCGGCGGGCGAAGCGCGGGGCGGCGGTGAGCGCCGCCCCAGGGGAAGGTTCAGGCCGCGTTGGCGGTGACGCCCACGTCCTCGACGGCGGTGAGCCGGGGGTGGTGGGCGGCGCGGGCGGTGTCGGCGTCGGACTCCTCGGCGGCCATCTCCTCCGCGCGGTTCCAGCAGCCCAGCGCCTCCACCCAACCTTCCAGGAGGTCAATCAAGGCGCTGCGCTGCTCGCCGCCCAGAGGCATCAGGAGCCGCGCCATGCGCTCCTGCACCACCGAGTCCGCGCTCTCCGCCAGGGCGCGTCCCTGCTCCGTGAGCCGCACGCGAACCCTGCGGCGATCATGCCGAACCGAGCGCTCACGCTGGACGAGCTTGGCGTCCTCCAGCCGGTCCAACAGCCGGCTCAGCCGGGGCAGGGCAATGCCTCCCAGGCGGTCGGCGAGGACATTGACGGGCAGGAGGCTCTCCGCCTTGAGCCACCAGATGGCCTGTACTTCCATGGGGTCCAGCTCGTGGTGGGGCAGAGAACCTATCGGGCTGGAGAGAGCGCCGCATCGCGCGACGTCGATGATGAGATTCCGCAACCGCGCCACCTGCACCCGCACTTCCACCGAAAGCTCGGACATCTTCGTGCCTCCGTCTCCCGGACGACGCGTCCCGCCAGTCTGTGGGACATGCGGAACGGCCGCCCGCCATGGCCGGGGACTCACACCCCTGCTTGGAAACGGGAACGCGCCGGCGAAGAATCCATATCGGTCGCGTGACGCGTTTTTCGGCGCCGGCGTCAGCCGGTCTGCTGGTGGCGCTGGGCCCGGGCCTTGGCGTGGGCCTTGTCGAAGCCCTCGTAGAAGCGGACCGCCTGCTCACCCACCCGCTGGATGTGCTGGTTGTTGAAGTAGGCGGTGATGGGGGCGGCCACCAGCGGCATGGCCCTCCCCAGCGTGTGAAGGCCGCCCTTCTCCAGCAGCATCGCCGCCAGCTTGCCCAACACCTTCGGGCTGGAGCGCTGCACCGGCCCCAGGCCGTTGGCGTAACCGAACAGGTCCAGCATCTCGCCCCGGGCGCGCTCGCTCTTGAGGTTCACCTTGTAGAGCGTGGCCACGTCCGTCAGCAGGATGATTTGCAGGTAGGCCATGAACAGCAGGTCCGCGGGCAGGGCCACCAACCCGAAGACACCGCTGACGCCGCCCACCATGCTGGCCAGGTTCTTCTTCTCGTCCACCAGGCGCTGGGCCAGCTCCCGGACCTCCGCCCGGGGGTAGCGCTTCTCCAGCTCCGCCACCCGCACCCGGGCGCGTTTGGTCTCCTGGAGGACGATATCCGACAGCCGCGCGGAGCCCAGCTTCTTGAGCTCCGCCGGGGTCAGCTTCTTCATGAAAGCCAGGCGCTCGGCCACGCTGTCGTAGAAGGCCATCCAGTCACTCCTGTGGGCTGTCGTCTAATAACCCCGCTCGGCGAGGTAGAGGTCCACCAGCGCCCCTTCTTCATACCAGGCGTGGCGCATCTCCACGTTGAACCAGCGCGAGTCGGGCTTGGCCCCTCGCACCTCGAGCTTCACCTGGTTGGGGGACGTGTCGATGACGGCCGCGCGGGCCTTGCAAGCGAAGCCCGGCTCCTCGCCGTACCCCCCTTCGAGGCACACCTCGTCGCCCACGGACAGGCGGCGGGTGTACTCGGTGGCCAGGTAGAGCGCCTCGTCGCAGTTGGCGCGGACCGAGGACTTCCCATGGCCCACGCAGCGGCTCTTGGACGGGGCCCGGATGACGGGAATGACCCCGTAGAGCGGGTCCTCATCGTTGGGGTTGGGCCGGAAAGAGCCCACCCCTGAACAGCCAGAGAGCCCCAGCGCGAGCACGCTGGCTCCCACCCACATCCGCCTCATCGTGGTGATGCCTCCGGGGCCCATGGGCCCCCGGTAAAGGAGGGCCGAGCATGGCAAAAGGCTCGCGGAGGGAAAAGCCGCCGGAAAAGGCGAGCAAACGTCTCACGCGCTTCGTCGCGCGGGTCCCGGAATCTCTTCTGTGCGCCCGGGGACGATGCGGTTCTTGCCATCGACGAAGACCACCGTGGGCTTCCAGTCGCGGACCTTGGACTCCTCCACCTCGGTGAAGGTGGCGAGGATGACCAGGTCGCCGGGCTGGTTGAGGTGCGCGGCGGCGCCGTTGATGCAGATGACACCGCTGCCGGGCTCACCCTCCAGGGCATACGTCTCCAGCCGAGTCCCCCGGGTGACGTTCCAGACGGCCACCTTCTCATACGGAACGATGTCCGCGGCGTGGAGCAGGTCGCGGTCGATGGTGACCGAACCTTCGTAATCCAGGTCGGCCTGCGTCACCGTCGCGCGGTGAATCTTGGACTTGAAGAGGATGCGGCTCATGGCGTGGGTCCCGAAAGGCGCCCAACCGTAACGGCTAGGGCGCCCTGGAACAACCGGGAGGTTGACTTCCGCTCGCCTGGCGCCCGGACAGCCGTCATTTCACGATGTTGACGAGCTGGTTGAGGTTGAGGGGCACGGACTGGGCGTCCGAGGTCAGGCGTCCATCCAGGCTCAGCTTGGCGTTGCCACCCGAGCGCAGGGCCATGGCGGCGGAGGCGGCGCGGGCGAAGTGGATGGTGAGCGGCAGCGACACCTGCCTGGTTCCACTGCCCTCGAGCGTGCCCAGGTTTCCGGTGGACAGGGTGCCCACATCCGCCCCGGCGACCTTGAGCGCGCCGGTGATGCCGGCGACGGGGAGCGGGAAGCTGTTGCGGTTGGTGATGGCCAGGGGGAACTCCACCGTGGCGCTGGTGAGGTTGATGCTGGTGATGCGCGGCGGCTGGAAGCTCACCTGGGGAATCTTGGGGACGTCGAAGGTGCCTTCCTTCTGGAGGGGGAAGGACAACACGCCGATGGGGGTCTGCACGCCCACGCTGCCCTGGGCCTTGTAGGCGGCGCGGTCCTTGTTGAGGAAGGTCTCCACGACGGGGACGATGTCCGCGAACTTCACGTTGGCGGGGAAGACGAGCTCGCTCTTGCCGTTGGCCTTGAGGTCCAGGCCCTTGCGCGGCTTGCCGGCCACCACCTGCTTGCCCTCGACGAAGAAGGAGTAGTCGACCGACGCCAGCTCCAGGCCGAAGCCGTTGGGG from Myxococcus stipitatus carries:
- a CDS encoding MarR family winged helix-turn-helix transcriptional regulator, which produces MSELSVEVRVQVARLRNLIIDVARCGALSSPIGSLPHHELDPMEVQAIWWLKAESLLPVNVLADRLGGIALPRLSRLLDRLEDAKLVQRERSVRHDRRRVRVRLTEQGRALAESADSVVQERMARLLMPLGGEQRSALIDLLEGWVEALGCWNRAEEMAAEESDADTARAAHHPRLTAVEDVGVTANAA
- a CDS encoding EcsC family protein, which encodes MAFYDSVAERLAFMKKLTPAELKKLGSARLSDIVLQETKRARVRVAELEKRYPRAEVRELAQRLVDEKKNLASMVGGVSGVFGLVALPADLLFMAYLQIILLTDVATLYKVNLKSERARGEMLDLFGYANGLGPVQRSSPKVLGKLAAMLLEKGGLHTLGRAMPLVAAPITAYFNNQHIQRVGEQAVRFYEGFDKAHAKARAQRHQQTG
- the panD gene encoding aspartate 1-decarboxylase, which codes for MSRILFKSKIHRATVTQADLDYEGSVTIDRDLLHAADIVPYEKVAVWNVTRGTRLETYALEGEPGSGVICINGAAAHLNQPGDLVILATFTEVEESKVRDWKPTVVFVDGKNRIVPGRTEEIPGPARRSA
- a CDS encoding LEA type 2 family protein; amino-acid sequence: MPTMKRAVLVLVALSFTTLSGCAALQGFLKSAFKKPTLTFKTARLSSASLSDATVDLVYEVNNPNGFGLELASVDYSFFVEGKQVVAGKPRKGLDLKANGKSELVFPANVKFADIVPVVETFLNKDRAAYKAQGSVGVQTPIGVLSFPLQKEGTFDVPKIPQVSFQPPRITSINLTSATVEFPLAITNRNSFPLPVAGITGALKVAGADVGTLSTGNLGTLEGSGTRQVSLPLTIHFARAASAAMALRSGGNAKLSLDGRLTSDAQSVPLNLNQLVNIVK